The Girardinichthys multiradiatus isolate DD_20200921_A chromosome 24, DD_fGirMul_XY1, whole genome shotgun sequence genome has a window encoding:
- the LOC124861868 gene encoding protein PXR1-like: protein MGAQEQEEAEAPLEGKKQQKTSKEVYFCVLPDKYEPLIEESEERDETEEERRRRKEEKKRKRKKRCKKCRKNICKVLRFSWRCLLAGMQSMASTYSTPLSAVPTVIMEMKQPSGSMA, encoded by the exons ATGGGAGCACAGGAACAAGAGGAGGCTGAAGCTCCCTTAGAAGGGAAGAAGCaacagaaaacctccaaagaaGTTTATTTCTGCGTCCTCCCTGATAAATACGAACCCCTGATAGAGGAGTCGGAGGAGCGAGATGAGACagaagaggagaggaggaggagaaaggaggagaagaagagaaagaggaagaagaggtgCAAGAAATGTAGGAAG AACATTTGTAAGGTCCTTCGATTCAGCTGGCGCTGCCTCCTGGCTGGCATGCAGAGCATGGCGTCCACCTACTCCACGCCGCTCTCTGCCGTGCCCACAGTGATTATGGAGATGAAGCAACCCAGCGGCAGCATGGCATGA